From one Gracilibacillus salinarum genomic stretch:
- the tenA gene encoding thiaminase II, giving the protein MTFSEELRVAADDVFEGIFQHPFVTGLGKGDLKKEAIIHYVKADFEYLNAFINIYGLAISKSDVRDEMNYFYEQIGFVLHSEIHPHNNLCEVAGVSYEELQGYPLPPTADHYVTHMKTVAMQGSIGELIAALLPCPWTYLEIGHYLNKQYKPQENHPFYDWISFYAQDETASVTTELRKRLDKWAEDAGEKEKQKAKLAFMKSCQLEYLFWEMAYQVEEWPFSLKGKESSYA; this is encoded by the coding sequence ATGACATTTAGTGAAGAATTACGAGTGGCGGCCGACGATGTGTTTGAAGGAATTTTTCAACACCCATTTGTGACAGGACTAGGTAAGGGCGATTTAAAGAAAGAAGCAATTATTCATTATGTGAAAGCAGATTTTGAATACTTAAATGCGTTTATTAATATTTATGGTTTAGCTATTTCAAAAAGTGATGTAAGAGACGAAATGAACTATTTTTATGAGCAAATCGGTTTTGTTCTCCACAGTGAGATTCACCCTCATAACAATTTATGCGAAGTTGCAGGTGTCTCGTATGAGGAATTACAAGGATATCCATTACCACCAACGGCAGACCATTATGTGACGCACATGAAAACAGTGGCGATGCAAGGCAGCATTGGAGAATTGATAGCCGCGTTATTACCATGTCCTTGGACTTATTTAGAGATTGGCCACTACTTAAATAAACAATACAAACCTCAAGAAAATCATCCGTTTTATGATTGGATATCTTTCTATGCACAGGACGAAACAGCATCTGTTACGACTGAGTTGCGAAAACGATTAGATAAATGGGCAGAGGACGCTGGTGAGAAAGAGAAACAAAAGGCAAAACTAGCCTTTATGAAGAGCTGTCAGCTCGAATATTTATTCTGGGAAATGGCCTATCAGGTGGAAGAATGGCCTTTCTCTTTGAAAGGAAAGGAGTCTTCTTATGCATAA
- the lepB gene encoding signal peptidase I: MENKIVKEVLSWLKALLVALVIVLVCRHFLITPSVVKGESMMPNLHDGDRIILSKVSDIERFDEIAFEAPDSDDNYVKRVIGFAGDQIEMKDDKLYINGELYEETYLDEYKSVLSDGDQLTYDFTLEEITGSDTVPEGKLFVLGDNRRVSKDSRQFGFIDEDAVIGDVKMRIWPIDSFGIIN; the protein is encoded by the coding sequence ATGGAAAACAAAATTGTAAAAGAAGTGCTTTCCTGGCTGAAGGCATTATTAGTCGCTCTGGTAATCGTACTTGTCTGTCGGCATTTCCTTATTACCCCCTCTGTCGTAAAAGGGGAGTCGATGATGCCGAATTTACATGATGGAGACAGAATTATCCTGAGTAAAGTAAGTGATATTGAGCGATTTGATGAAATTGCTTTTGAAGCTCCTGACTCAGATGATAATTATGTCAAACGAGTGATTGGTTTTGCAGGCGACCAGATTGAAATGAAAGATGACAAGCTTTACATTAATGGTGAATTATATGAGGAAACATATCTGGATGAGTATAAATCCGTTCTTTCAGATGGGGATCAACTCACATATGATTTCACACTGGAAGAAATAACAGGTAGTGATACAGTGCCTGAAGGAAAATTATTTGTTTTGGGTGATAATCGCAGAGTGAGTAAAGATAGTCGTCAATTCGGCTTTATTGATGAAGATGCGGTAATTGGTGATGTGAAAATGCGCATCTGGCCAATTGATTCATTTGGGATTATAAACTAG
- a CDS encoding 3-hydroxyacyl-CoA dehydrogenase, giving the protein MNFKNITVAGSGVLGSQIAFQTAFKGFEVVVYDINDEAIEKAKERMDNLEKTYVDYFKDEQEAAKTAKQRLHFVTDLGEAVANADLLIEAVPEKEEIKKDFYQKLAKVAPPQTIFATNSSTMLPSQFAEYTGRPNKFIALHFANRIWMNNTGEVMEHPGTDSEVVTQVLEFASAIGMVPLHIKKEQPGYILNSLLVPLLDAAQGLWEGDVADPYTIDKTWMVATGAPLGPFSIMDIIGVDTIYNIVSAKAEDPNNPEQAKFKRIADLVKKEFIDKGKKGVQSGEGFYTYPNPAYQDEDFLKP; this is encoded by the coding sequence ATGAACTTTAAAAACATTACGGTAGCGGGCAGTGGTGTCTTAGGCAGTCAAATCGCTTTCCAAACGGCATTTAAAGGTTTTGAGGTTGTCGTGTATGACATTAATGACGAAGCTATTGAAAAAGCAAAAGAACGGATGGACAATTTAGAAAAAACCTATGTCGATTACTTTAAAGATGAACAAGAGGCTGCAAAGACAGCAAAACAACGTCTTCACTTCGTTACGGATTTAGGAGAAGCGGTGGCTAATGCAGATCTGTTAATAGAAGCTGTACCTGAAAAAGAAGAAATAAAGAAGGATTTTTATCAAAAACTTGCTAAAGTAGCTCCTCCTCAAACAATATTTGCAACGAATAGTTCTACGATGCTTCCTAGTCAATTTGCGGAATATACTGGTCGACCGAATAAATTTATAGCATTGCATTTTGCAAACCGTATTTGGATGAACAACACTGGAGAAGTAATGGAGCATCCTGGAACTGACTCAGAAGTGGTTACACAGGTTCTGGAATTCGCATCTGCTATTGGTATGGTGCCTCTTCATATCAAAAAGGAACAACCGGGATATATCTTAAACAGCCTGTTGGTGCCATTACTTGATGCTGCGCAAGGGTTATGGGAAGGCGATGTTGCAGATCCTTATACCATTGATAAAACGTGGATGGTTGCTACTGGTGCACCGCTAGGACCATTCAGTATCATGGATATTATTGGAGTAGATACGATATATAATATCGTCAGTGCAAAAGCAGAGGATCCTAATAATCCAGAGCAAGCTAAGTTTAAAAGAATAGCTGATTTAGTGAAGAAAGAATTTATCGATAAAGGGAAAAAGGGAGTGCAATCAGGCGAAGGTTTTTACACGTATCCTAATCCCGCATACCAGGACGAGGATTTCCTAAAACCATAA
- a CDS encoding DUF4349 domain-containing protein — MKKCLLALMMLLFFTACSDQDDSSSNEAADMATVESSNESGMSMREEAETAPSNDMDSAENKVVEEQAADEETSSDTAVDNASDRKIIYNANLHVETKQFDETVTYLEDQTESLGGYVVSSSFNDYENESSNRFGNITVRIPSEKFQDFLLLVEEGKVNVLNKSTSGEDVTEQYVDLSSRLKAKEVVEERLLSFMENAEKTEDLLKISDDLAAVQEEIEQIKGRMQYLDNQSDLATITIQIDETKVNVPSVQDETLNTWEKTQEQFLKSIQTILAIASAVFVTIIGNAPLLILLLVIAAIVIVIIRRRKKRNKSTVHDDNMSE; from the coding sequence TTGAAGAAGTGTTTGTTAGCATTGATGATGCTGCTGTTTTTCACTGCTTGTTCTGATCAAGATGATAGTTCCAGCAATGAAGCTGCAGACATGGCAACAGTAGAATCTTCAAACGAATCTGGCATGAGTATGAGAGAGGAAGCGGAGACAGCACCTTCGAACGATATGGATAGTGCAGAAAATAAAGTGGTGGAAGAACAGGCTGCAGATGAAGAAACTTCGAGTGATACCGCAGTAGATAATGCCTCAGATCGAAAAATTATTTATAACGCCAATCTTCATGTCGAAACGAAACAATTTGATGAAACCGTTACCTATTTAGAAGACCAAACAGAAAGCCTGGGTGGATATGTTGTTTCTTCCAGTTTTAATGACTACGAAAATGAATCCAGCAACAGATTTGGAAACATCACAGTTAGAATACCTTCAGAAAAATTTCAGGATTTTTTACTGCTTGTTGAAGAAGGAAAAGTTAACGTATTGAATAAATCGACGAGCGGTGAAGATGTTACGGAACAATATGTTGATTTGTCCTCCCGACTGAAAGCAAAAGAAGTAGTAGAAGAACGGTTACTCTCCTTTATGGAAAACGCAGAAAAAACAGAGGATTTATTAAAAATTTCAGATGATCTGGCAGCAGTGCAGGAAGAAATCGAACAAATTAAAGGAAGAATGCAATATTTAGATAATCAATCAGATTTAGCAACGATCACTATTCAAATCGATGAAACGAAAGTCAATGTCCCATCCGTACAGGATGAAACGTTAAACACATGGGAAAAAACACAAGAGCAATTCTTGAAAAGTATTCAAACCATCCTCGCGATTGCATCGGCTGTCTTTGTAACTATTATCGGGAATGCGCCATTGCTGATTCTCTTGCTCGTTATTGCTGCTATCGTTATTGTCATCATTAGAAGAAGAAAAAAGCGAAATAAATCCACTGTCCATGATGATAATATGAGCGAGTAA
- the thiD gene encoding bifunctional hydroxymethylpyrimidine kinase/phosphomethylpyrimidine kinase, protein MKRVVTIAGAAAQGSAGIQADLKTFQERDVYGMSVITATVANNSQTANGIFIRDPEEIRAQYFAINEMVGVDAVKTGMLFSKEIIELVSDLLDGSAIQYKVIDPVMIGKMGSQLLADDAIEVLKEQLIPQASIITPNKMEAEKLLEKPIPSEWSALVDATKELYQLGPQSVLLKAGSIKNQAVDLYYDGDKLEVIEAPLIDTVHTSGAGCTFAACLTAELAKGVPMLDAVKGSKQFVHQAITHALSFGRGIGSVRHGASRQVKDSID, encoded by the coding sequence ATGAAACGTGTAGTTACGATAGCTGGTGCAGCAGCACAAGGAAGTGCAGGCATACAAGCTGATTTAAAAACATTTCAAGAACGTGATGTCTATGGTATGTCAGTAATTACGGCTACTGTGGCAAACAATAGTCAAACAGCTAATGGCATCTTTATTCGTGATCCAGAAGAGATTAGAGCACAATATTTTGCTATTAATGAAATGGTCGGAGTCGATGCCGTTAAGACAGGTATGCTTTTTTCAAAGGAAATTATTGAACTTGTAAGTGATTTGCTGGATGGATCTGCTATTCAGTATAAAGTGATTGATCCCGTTATGATTGGAAAAATGGGTTCTCAGCTATTAGCGGATGATGCCATCGAGGTATTAAAAGAACAGTTAATTCCGCAAGCATCCATTATCACGCCAAATAAGATGGAAGCAGAGAAATTGCTTGAAAAGCCTATTCCATCAGAATGGTCAGCACTAGTGGATGCAACAAAGGAGTTGTATCAATTGGGTCCGCAATCTGTACTGCTGAAAGCGGGAAGTATAAAGAACCAGGCCGTCGATCTGTACTATGATGGTGATAAATTGGAAGTTATCGAAGCTCCTTTAATTGATACAGTTCATACAAGTGGAGCAGGTTGTACTTTTGCAGCATGTCTGACGGCAGAGTTGGCAAAAGGAGTACCGATGCTTGATGCGGTAAAGGGAAGTAAGCAGTTTGTTCATCAAGCCATTACGCATGCGTTATCATTTGGAAGAGGTATCGGCTCTGTCAGGCATGGTGCAAGCAGACAAGTTAAAGATAGTATTGACTAA
- the thiD gene encoding bifunctional hydroxymethylpyrimidine kinase/phosphomethylpyrimidine kinase — translation MHKIASALTIAGTDPTGGAGIQADLKVFQEREVYGMSVITSVVAQNTEGVQDVQHLTVDFIEKQLDAVLTDIPPQAIKTGMIATVEMMELIAKKLKNSTIPYVIDPVMVAKSGHSLMDKTSREVIRQTLIPLATVVTPNVPEAEILVGFDIQTNDDAEKAAKLIVDELGAQAAIVKGGHLTGEAIDVLYDGNELYYFQSERFNTKHTHGTGCTFSAAITAELAKGKSVKDAVELGKAYITKAIEYPLELGKGNGPTNHWGYRLEGLPAQKEIVDK, via the coding sequence ATGCATAAAATAGCATCAGCACTTACGATCGCAGGAACAGATCCTACGGGTGGAGCTGGCATACAAGCTGATCTAAAAGTGTTTCAGGAAAGAGAAGTATATGGCATGAGTGTCATCACTTCCGTGGTTGCACAGAATACAGAAGGTGTTCAGGATGTTCAGCATCTAACAGTTGATTTTATTGAAAAACAACTCGACGCTGTCCTTACTGATATTCCGCCACAAGCAATCAAAACAGGTATGATTGCAACAGTGGAAATGATGGAATTGATTGCAAAAAAATTAAAAAATTCGACAATTCCTTATGTCATTGACCCGGTGATGGTAGCAAAGAGTGGTCATTCCTTAATGGATAAAACATCAAGAGAAGTAATTCGACAAACGTTAATCCCACTTGCAACAGTCGTTACACCCAATGTACCAGAGGCTGAGATACTAGTCGGATTTGATATCCAGACAAACGACGATGCAGAAAAAGCAGCTAAATTGATTGTTGATGAGTTGGGTGCTCAAGCGGCTATTGTGAAAGGTGGTCACCTTACTGGAGAAGCGATTGATGTGTTATATGATGGAAACGAACTCTATTACTTCCAATCTGAGCGGTTTAATACGAAGCATACACATGGTACCGGCTGTACATTCTCTGCAGCTATTACTGCGGAATTAGCAAAAGGTAAATCAGTGAAAGATGCGGTAGAGTTAGGAAAAGCCTATATTACCAAAGCGATTGAGTACCCATTAGAACTAGGAAAAGGGAATGGACCAACTAATCATTGGGGATATCGTTTAGAAGGACTGCCAGCTCAGAAGGAGATAGTGGATAAATGA
- a CDS encoding DUF5652 family protein produces the protein MQKYITLILLGFIISHFTIFDKQTNVPAKINIEVNEHLQTYNNIDENDGLSSKLLQNPVVIILAILNTVCILPIVYLVVKRKFFLHAVFFQSSYLIPHR, from the coding sequence ATGCAAAAATACATCACCCTCATTTTATTAGGTTTTATTATAAGTCATTTTACTATTTTTGATAAGCAAACTAATGTTCCAGCTAAGATCAACATCGAAGTAAATGAACATTTACAAACTTACAATAATATTGATGAAAATGATGGGTTGTCTAGTAAACTACTACAAAATCCTGTCGTCATTATACTTGCCATATTAAACACTGTATGTATCTTACCAATCGTTTATCTGGTTGTTAAGCGAAAATTTTTTTTACATGCAGTGTTTTTCCAATCTAGTTACCTAATCCCACATCGTTAA
- a CDS encoding type 1 glutamine amidotransferase domain-containing protein, producing MRLENKKVIALVEDEFEDLELWYPVLRLREEGATVDLVGKEAKKKYIGKYGVPAESDYAFDEVKAEDYDGILVPGGWAPDKLRRYPEVIKMVTHMNDAKKPIGQICHAGWVLISAGILRGKKVTSTPGIKDDMTNAGSLWFDEPVVTDGHIISSRRPPDLPPYVKEYADVLAD from the coding sequence ATGCGTCTTGAAAACAAAAAAGTAATAGCTTTAGTAGAAGATGAATTTGAAGATCTTGAATTATGGTATCCTGTTCTCCGTTTGCGAGAAGAAGGTGCCACAGTTGATTTAGTAGGAAAAGAAGCAAAGAAAAAATATATCGGAAAATACGGTGTGCCTGCAGAGTCAGATTATGCTTTTGATGAAGTGAAAGCAGAAGACTATGATGGCATACTAGTACCAGGTGGTTGGGCACCGGATAAATTGAGACGATACCCAGAAGTGATCAAAATGGTAACGCATATGAATGATGCAAAAAAACCAATAGGTCAGATTTGTCATGCAGGCTGGGTATTGATTTCTGCAGGTATCTTACGTGGCAAGAAAGTAACCAGTACACCAGGTATTAAAGATGATATGACGAATGCGGGAAGTTTATGGTTCGATGAGCCGGTGGTAACAGATGGTCATATTATCTCCAGTCGCCGACCACCAGACTTACCTCCTTATGTGAAAGAATATGCTGATGTGTTAGCTGATTAA
- the thiE gene encoding thiamine phosphate synthase, whose amino-acid sequence MQREWLQVYFIMGSNNTAQDPLVVLEEALKGGITCFQFREKGKDALQGSAKKQLAQQMQKLCQQYRVPFFINDDVNLAIEMGADGVHVGQDDMSIARVREIVPADCVIGVSATNLEEAVQAHKDGADYIGVGPIFGTNTKEDAKQPIGTDGLCRIRKQVGTLPIVAIGGIKLRHVISLRKAGADGVSIITAISQAEKPQLMANTFWDYNQYYS is encoded by the coding sequence ATGCAACGAGAGTGGTTACAAGTATATTTTATTATGGGAAGCAACAATACAGCCCAAGATCCCCTTGTGGTATTAGAGGAAGCGTTGAAAGGTGGTATTACCTGCTTCCAATTCCGTGAAAAAGGGAAGGATGCGTTACAAGGGTCGGCAAAAAAGCAATTGGCACAGCAGATGCAAAAGCTTTGTCAGCAATATCGGGTTCCCTTCTTCATTAACGATGATGTCAACTTAGCTATTGAAATGGGTGCGGATGGAGTTCATGTCGGACAAGATGATATGTCGATCGCAAGAGTGAGAGAAATAGTACCAGCAGATTGTGTGATCGGAGTATCTGCCACTAATCTTGAGGAAGCTGTACAGGCTCACAAAGATGGTGCCGATTATATTGGAGTTGGCCCTATCTTTGGTACAAATACGAAAGAAGACGCAAAGCAACCAATAGGTACTGACGGCCTTTGTCGTATTCGTAAGCAAGTAGGAACGTTGCCAATTGTAGCAATTGGAGGCATTAAACTGCGACATGTGATATCACTCAGAAAGGCAGGGGCTGATGGTGTGTCGATTATAACGGCAATAAGTCAGGCTGAAAAACCTCAGCTCATGGCTAATACTTTCTGGGATTATAACCAGTATTATTCATAA
- a CDS encoding DUF456 domain-containing protein, which translates to MDIVWWILIVVCFVLAFVGIIFPIIPSVLVIWVGFLIYQFALAASNIGWIFWIAMVIWTLILIFADIIANSYFVKKFGGSKTGERLAAVGVIVGSFIIPPFGIIIVPFVFVFVTELILKKTVQDAIKAAVGSLIGFLSGTFAKIIIQLIMIIWFFIAI; encoded by the coding sequence ATGGATATAGTATGGTGGATATTAATAGTTGTCTGCTTTGTTTTAGCGTTTGTCGGTATCATTTTTCCTATTATACCGTCTGTATTAGTAATTTGGGTCGGCTTTTTGATTTACCAGTTTGCTCTGGCAGCAAGTAATATAGGCTGGATCTTTTGGATTGCCATGGTGATTTGGACGCTCATACTCATTTTTGCCGATATCATTGCTAACAGTTATTTTGTTAAAAAATTTGGTGGCAGTAAAACAGGTGAACGATTGGCAGCAGTTGGTGTCATCGTCGGTTCTTTTATCATTCCGCCATTTGGTATTATCATTGTACCCTTCGTATTCGTCTTTGTGACAGAATTAATACTAAAGAAAACCGTACAGGATGCAATTAAAGCTGCGGTAGGATCATTAATTGGCTTCCTAAGTGGTACATTTGCTAAAATAATTATTCAACTGATTATGATTATTTGGTTTTTTATTGCAATTTAA
- a CDS encoding MarR family winged helix-turn-helix transcriptional regulator codes for MNLFSTIYRLNKWYVIRLQELCSTHDITPVQWLVMHHIYEKDKCTSMDIVKAWSVEKPTVSSLVRKLKEQQLLNVTSGEEDKRQKYVSLTMEGKKRYEAVAKKVKQLQAFTTEPFSEEMMSQWTEQLMLMEHRIKYYQE; via the coding sequence ATGAATTTATTCTCGACTATATACCGTCTGAACAAATGGTACGTTATTCGTCTTCAGGAATTGTGTTCGACACACGACATTACACCAGTACAGTGGCTCGTCATGCACCATATTTATGAAAAGGATAAATGCACGAGTATGGACATAGTAAAAGCGTGGTCGGTAGAAAAGCCAACTGTGTCATCACTGGTGCGAAAATTAAAGGAACAACAGTTGCTTAACGTCACGAGTGGTGAGGAAGATAAACGCCAAAAATATGTATCATTGACTATGGAAGGTAAGAAAAGATATGAAGCGGTAGCGAAGAAGGTAAAGCAGCTTCAAGCTTTTACAACAGAACCGTTCTCAGAAGAGATGATGAGTCAATGGACAGAGCAATTAATGCTGATGGAGCATCGTATTAAATATTATCAAGAATAA
- a CDS encoding DUF4064 domain-containing protein, which translates to MKRTVEVVLAIIGACVYGFGILFGGIFRMMEGQEGFMQEILAQNPNLNQGDIANLEMQIPNAIGTIGTVIIVGSLISIIAGIVAMFFFRGNSKPMAASIILLVVGAGTTLITFGGAIFAGIFYVIAGIMGLVRKPKQDVITQY; encoded by the coding sequence ATGAAGAGAACGGTAGAAGTAGTATTAGCAATTATCGGTGCTTGTGTTTATGGGTTTGGTATTTTATTTGGTGGAATCTTTCGTATGATGGAAGGACAAGAGGGCTTCATGCAGGAAATACTTGCACAGAACCCGAATTTGAATCAAGGGGATATTGCTAATTTAGAAATGCAAATTCCAAATGCAATCGGCACGATCGGAACGGTAATAATCGTCGGCTCGCTGATTTCTATTATAGCAGGTATCGTTGCAATGTTTTTCTTTAGAGGAAACAGCAAACCAATGGCGGCCAGTATTATTTTATTAGTAGTTGGTGCTGGAACAACCCTCATTACATTCGGAGGCGCAATATTCGCCGGTATATTCTATGTCATTGCCGGAATTATGGGCCTTGTCAGAAAGCCAAAACAAGATGTGATAACACAGTATTAA
- a CDS encoding CynX/NimT family MFS transporter, which produces MQTFNKKHYTILFITGIILLAFNLRPAITSVGPIIGIIREDLAISNWSAGFLTSLPLIAFAIMSPLAPRIANRTSNEKALLYGLFVLLAGILIRSTSSIVLLFAGTVLIGVGIAIINVILPSLIKSNFPNKIGLMTGVYTTSMSVVAATASGLSVPLTTSLDLGWKWSLASWSILAVVGIITWTFAMNKSPVKHEQELYEPSTTKLLRSPVAWQVTLFMGSQSFLFYVTISWLAEILISHGFASSSAGWYVAYMQFISLPATFFTPVIAGKLSNQKPVVAVFGVIGMIGYLMLYLEPGHLGTFVAITLIGIMLGASISLALALLGLRSTNARQAAELSGMAQSFGYTLASIGPIVIGLLFDMTNSWKPSILTILVMGVVLIIFGLGASRNKFVLDE; this is translated from the coding sequence GTGCAAACTTTTAACAAAAAACATTACACAATACTTTTTATTACCGGTATTATCCTTCTAGCCTTTAACTTACGTCCTGCCATAACTTCAGTAGGACCTATTATTGGTATTATCCGTGAAGATTTAGCAATCAGTAACTGGAGTGCAGGATTTTTAACAAGTCTTCCTTTAATTGCTTTTGCAATCATGTCGCCGTTAGCTCCTCGAATTGCCAATCGAACAAGCAATGAAAAAGCATTATTGTACGGGTTATTCGTCCTGTTAGCTGGCATTCTCATCCGCTCTACTTCTTCTATTGTATTGTTATTCGCAGGTACTGTATTAATAGGTGTGGGGATTGCTATCATAAATGTTATCTTGCCAAGTCTGATTAAAAGTAACTTTCCTAACAAGATTGGCTTAATGACTGGAGTCTATACAACTTCCATGTCCGTTGTGGCTGCCACAGCCTCAGGTTTAAGTGTACCGTTAACGACATCGTTAGATTTAGGATGGAAATGGTCCTTGGCCAGTTGGAGTATTTTAGCAGTGGTCGGGATCATCACATGGACATTTGCAATGAACAAGTCACCAGTTAAACACGAACAGGAATTATATGAACCGAGCACTACAAAACTATTGCGCTCTCCTGTGGCCTGGCAGGTTACCCTTTTTATGGGTTCGCAATCTTTCTTATTTTATGTCACGATCTCGTGGTTAGCTGAAATTCTGATCTCTCACGGATTTGCTAGTTCCAGTGCTGGATGGTATGTCGCATACATGCAATTCATCAGTTTACCTGCTACCTTTTTTACTCCTGTCATTGCAGGGAAACTTTCCAATCAGAAACCAGTTGTTGCTGTTTTTGGCGTCATTGGTATGATTGGTTATCTCATGCTGTATTTAGAGCCTGGCCATTTAGGAACTTTCGTTGCTATAACCTTAATCGGTATTATGTTAGGAGCAAGCATCAGTCTGGCTCTTGCATTACTAGGGTTACGTTCTACAAACGCTAGACAGGCTGCTGAATTATCAGGTATGGCACAATCATTTGGCTATACATTAGCTTCCATTGGGCCGATCGTTATCGGATTGCTGTTCGACATGACGAACAGTTGGAAACCTTCTATACTCACAATATTAGTGATGGGGGTTGTATTAATTATATTTGGTTTAGGTGCAAGCAGGAATAAATTTGTATTAGATGAATAA
- the thiM gene encoding hydroxyethylthiazole kinase: MSHLIEEVRKNQPLIHNITNQVVMNFTANGLYAIGASPVMANAKEEVGEMAALANALVLNIGTLTDMQVDAMIVAGKAANQAGTPVVFDPVGVGATTFRTQSAQRILEQVKVTCIRGNAGEIASLAGLSATVRGVDGAGDVDMETLAAQAHQKLGVSLVITGAQDILIHRGEKVILSNGHPLLTKVTGAGCLLSSVLAAFLAVTDDVLQAMTDAVSYYGIAAENAANEQQLPGSFQVSFIDQLYNLKSEEINRKIRMIRGA, from the coding sequence ATGAGTCATTTAATAGAAGAAGTAAGAAAAAATCAGCCCTTGATTCACAATATTACAAATCAAGTAGTTATGAATTTTACAGCAAATGGCCTGTATGCGATTGGGGCATCACCTGTCATGGCTAATGCTAAAGAAGAAGTAGGAGAAATGGCTGCACTAGCAAATGCACTTGTACTGAATATCGGGACTTTAACTGATATGCAGGTAGATGCCATGATAGTAGCGGGAAAAGCTGCCAATCAGGCAGGAACTCCTGTTGTTTTTGATCCGGTTGGGGTCGGGGCGACAACATTCCGCACCCAATCGGCTCAGCGGATTCTGGAGCAAGTGAAGGTAACTTGTATTCGAGGTAATGCTGGGGAAATAGCGAGTCTTGCTGGTCTCTCTGCAACCGTTCGAGGTGTAGATGGTGCTGGTGATGTAGATATGGAAACTTTGGCAGCACAAGCCCACCAGAAATTAGGAGTATCCCTTGTGATTACAGGAGCACAGGATATTCTCATTCATCGAGGTGAAAAAGTCATCCTCTCAAACGGTCATCCGCTTTTAACAAAAGTAACAGGAGCGGGATGTTTATTATCATCTGTACTGGCAGCTTTTTTGGCAGTGACGGATGATGTATTACAAGCAATGACAGACGCGGTCAGTTATTATGGTATTGCGGCAGAAAATGCAGCTAATGAACAACAATTGCCGGGCAGCTTTCAGGTGAGTTTTATTGATCAATTATATAACTTGAAAAGTGAAGAAATTAACAGGAAAATTCGTATGATCAGAGGTGCCTAA